The genome window CTTAGAAAAAATCACCACCAAAAAAGTATTTATAACCATGGATTTAGATGGTTTAGATCCTAATTTTATGCCAGGAGTTGGTACCCCTGAACCGGGGGGGCTTGACTGGTATCAAATTTTGGCATTTATGAAGGCGATTTTTAATGGTTTTGAGGTGATTGGTTGCGATGTGATGGAATTAGCTCCCACTAAAGATTCAGTGGTATCAGAGTTTACCGCCGCTAAGTTAATTTATAAGTTAATAGGTTATTGGTACGTTAGTAAGTGAGGAAATAGGGCATAAGGAATGCTCAGGTAATCAGGAGTTGTTAACAAAAGATCAAGTAATAGGCAGACACAATATAAATAACAAAGAAAAAGCCCCTCGCCTGTGGGGGAGGGGTTAGGTGGAAAATAAAATAAATTAGATTTAACGGCCAGGTAAAGTGTATTTAAAATCGGTGTTGCCTGTGTATCCCGTTAACTGGGCTAAACGCTCAAGGGTTTGAGTACCCTCATAAACTTCCCCATCAATTAACCAAGTGGGAAATGCTCTCACAACTCCTTCGCATTTTTGAGGTTCACCATTTAAACCATCGGGGGTACATTCCACATGGGGTACGATATTATAGGCTTCTTCCCCAAATAGTTGTTTTTGGTCATAACAGTGGGGACACCAGTAGGCAGTGTATTTTGTAGCACCTACGGAAGCCAAATGTTCGGCCAGTTCAATTTCCGCTGGCCCTGAGGTGGTGGTAATATCCCATCCTGTGGGGGGTTGAGGGGCGCTGTTGGGGCGAGAAATGGGAATTTTTTCTCCTGGGGCAACGGGGGTTTCTTGATTGGCAATGGGGGCATTAACGTTGGAATATACTCCGATCGCCCCTACAATGGTTACAAGAACGACAATGGCACCAACAAATAAAATTTGTCCTAAATCATCCCAATCATGACCCACAAAAGTCATGATAAGAAAACTGAGGGAGAATATTGCTGAACCAATACAATAATAACAAGCGGTTTGTAACTCAAAGGCGAGAACATACATTAAATAACCGCTAAAGGTAGCCATGGCGAAACTTAGGGCAAGAATTAGTAACCAGCTATTGGCTTCTAGCTTTTGTCTTAATTTTTTCTTGTTTTCTGAAGAAATGCCGAGGGGAGCAAGGGATAAAACACCCATGGTAAGATACCCTAGCATACCAAATACGCTGAGGGGAGGCCCTGTTTTCCCAGCCGGATCGAGGGGATAGGCATAGGCACTGTCTAGAACGCTACCACAAGCCCCCGCTTCTTCTCCTGTGCAAACCACTTCACCGCCACCAAGGGAGGTTATTGTTAAGTATGAAGTTAATATAAGACCTATAAGGGCGATCGCACCTATAATTAAACGTGAATTTTTTTGTATCCACGGTACATTGCGACGACGACGAATCATAATATTTTCTCTATATTTATTTAGATCTGAATTTTAGCAATTATTTTTTATTTCAGGTATCAAGGGGCAAAAGACAAAAAAGCCATTGTCCATTATTAACTCCTCATCTCCTTAACTTTTTCGGGCTTTTTTTCTACAACTTCTCCTGCCGCCTCCACAAACTGAGATACCCTAGTAGGGTCAATGGTTTCATTTATATCACCTTTTCTTTTGATTGAACTTGCCACAATCACTCCATCGGCAGACCCCATCAATTCACTAATGTTATCTATGTCTGCACCACTACCTATTAATACAGGAGTGCCGTTAGCCGCCTGTTGAGCCAGTTCCAAATCTTCGAGATTGGGGGGTAAACCAGTGGCCCAACCTGAAAGAATTACCGCATCAGCAAGACCTCTTTCAATGGTATCCTTAACAGCGTTGGTTAAATTAGGACTACCTAAAGGACGGGCGTGTTTTACCAACACATCAGCAAAAATGGCTATATCCTGCCCCAATTCTCGGCGGTAGCGTTGAATGTCGTGGGCTTTACCCTCTATCAACCCTTGGTCTGTAGCCATTACTCCTGTATAGACATTGACTCGGATAAATTTTGCTCCCACACAAGAGGCGATCGCCAATGCGGTCATGGCATCATTACGCAAAACATTCAACCCGATGGGCAACATAACCAAATTCATAATGCGGTCAACTATAAGCGTCATGGCGCTTACCACCGCAGGATCTACTTTATCTTTAGTAAAAGGAGCATCAAAAAAATTTTCAATAATAATACCATCAACACCCCCAGCAGCCAAAGCCGTGGCCTCTTGCTCTGCCCTTTCCATGACGGCTTCTAAGTCTCCCCCCCATCGGGCAGAAGTAGGCAAAGGTAATAGATGTACTACTCCGATGATGGGATTTTTTTTGCCAAATATTTGTTCAGTGATCATAAAAATTTAATATATAGTCTGTCCTTGGTGAGCCGAAGTAGAGTCAGATTAATTTATATTCTTAGCAAGTTATTATTTTAATGGTGCGTGGTAACTTAGCCAAATATTTCTCTGTTTGGTGCCATACAAATCACAACCATCCTGATAGAATAAAGCAAATTATATTTACATGATCTATAGCTAATAATCTATCAATGAATCAAGTTTTTTTTACCCATAAATGGTTCTCTTTTCGTCCATTAAAACTATTATCTTTGTTTTTTGCCTCTTATTTCACAATTCTTGTGATCGGTGGTTGGAGTATTCCTGTATTTTCTCAAAATACATCGGAAATTAGGGCAGTATGGTTAACCACGAGCGATACGGATACGATATTTGATCGTCCAAAAATGAAAGAGGCGATCGCCAATTTAGCCTCCATGAATTTTAATACTATTTATCCTGTGGTGTGGAATTCAGGCTACGCTCTCTATCCTAGCCCTGTGGCACAAAGAGCAGGAATACAACCTTTTGTCCATAGGGGATTTCAAGGACAAGAGCCTTTAGCAGAATTAGTACAAGAAGCCCATCGTCATCGATTACTGGTGTTACCATGGTTTGAGTTTGGTTTTATGGCGCCTCCTACCTCGGAATTAGCCCTAAATCACCCCCATTGGCTAACTCAAGCCCAAGATGGTAGTCAAACCACTTCTAGTGCTGCGGGGGAGGTTGTGTGGCTCAATCCATTCCATCCAGAGGTACAAAAATTGATCACTGATTTGGTGATGGAGGTGATGAATCGTTATGATATTGATGGCATTCAATTTGATGACCATTTAGCTTTACCTGTTGCTCTGGGTTATGACACTTATACTCGTAATCTTTATCGCCAAGAAACCAACGAAAATCCCCCTACTGATTTTCGGGATGCGGCTTGGGTGCGCTGGCGGGCGGATAAAATAACCAATTTTGTAGAACAACTGAACCGGCAAATTAAGGCAAGAAAACCCAATGCCATTTTTTCTGTGTCTCCCAATCCTTACAGTACGGCGTATAATTCCTTTTTGCAAGATTGGTTAGACTGGGTAAGAAAAGACTTAATCAATGAGTTGGTGGTGCAAGTCTATCGGGCAGATTCTTCCGCTTTTCTTCGAGAAATTACCACCCCCGAAATTCGTGAAGCAAGACAAAAAATTCCTGTGGGAATTGGTATTTTAACGGGGTTAGGCAATCGTATTAAACCCATTGAATTTATCAGAGAAAAAGCCTTGGCAGCTAGACGGGAAAGGTTAGGAATTGCTTTCTTTTTCTACGGTAGTATGTGGAATAGAACTCCTGAACTAAAAGCCGAGAGAAAATCCCATTTCCGTGCGCTATTTCCCCGTCAATCCCATCGCACTGCTACTAATATAAATCCTTTGCCCCGTCACGGGATTTAATTGTTTTCTTGGCTAATGGCTTGGATAACGGTGTCATGGATTTCTCCATTGGTTACTACAACCCCACGGTTATCATTCATTTTGGAGGCGGTGGCAAAGTCTAGGGGTTTACCATAC of Cyanobacterium sp. HL-69 contains these proteins:
- a CDS encoding TPR repeat domain protein encodes the protein MNQVFFTHKWFSFRPLKLLSLFFASYFTILVIGGWSIPVFSQNTSEIRAVWLTTSDTDTIFDRPKMKEAIANLASMNFNTIYPVVWNSGYALYPSPVAQRAGIQPFVHRGFQGQEPLAELVQEAHRHRLLVLPWFEFGFMAPPTSELALNHPHWLTQAQDGSQTTSSAAGEVVWLNPFHPEVQKLITDLVMEVMNRYDIDGIQFDDHLALPVALGYDTYTRNLYRQETNENPPTDFRDAAWVRWRADKITNFVEQLNRQIKARKPNAIFSVSPNPYSTAYNSFLQDWLDWVRKDLINELVVQVYRADSSAFLREITTPEIREARQKIPVGIGILTGLGNRIKPIEFIREKALAARRERLGIAFFFYGSMWNRTPELKAERKSHFRALFPRQSHRTATNINPLPRHGI
- the btpA gene encoding thyalkoid membrane stabilization protein BtpA, producing MITEQIFGKKNPIIGVVHLLPLPTSARWGGDLEAVMERAEQEATALAAGGVDGIIIENFFDAPFTKDKVDPAVVSAMTLIVDRIMNLVMLPIGLNVLRNDAMTALAIASCVGAKFIRVNVYTGVMATDQGLIEGKAHDIQRYRRELGQDIAIFADVLVKHARPLGSPNLTNAVKDTIERGLADAVILSGWATGLPPNLEDLELAQQAANGTPVLIGSGADIDNISELMGSADGVIVASSIKRKGDINETIDPTRVSQFVEAAGEVVEKKPEKVKEMRS